One region of Tissierellales bacterium genomic DNA includes:
- a CDS encoding protein translocase subunit SecF, with translation MDIIKNRKIFFSISLIIIIIGILTMAIKGLNYGIDFTGGTLIQVDLNKQVKVEEIRELMSAYDKDAHVIHAGADKKEVIIKSKA, from the coding sequence GTGGATATAATTAAAAATAGAAAGATTTTTTTTAGTATTTCTTTAATAATTATTATTATTGGAATATTGACAATGGCTATTAAAGGACTTAATTATGGAATAGATTTTACAGGTGGAACTTTAATACAAGTAGATCTAAATAAACAGGTTAAAGTAGAAGAAATAAGAGAACTTATGTCAGCCTATGATAAAGATGCACATGTTATCCATGCAGGTGCAGATAAAAAGGAAGTAATAATAAAGAGTAAAGCTG